Proteins encoded together in one Passer domesticus isolate bPasDom1 chromosome 6, bPasDom1.hap1, whole genome shotgun sequence window:
- the IRF7 gene encoding interferon regulatory factor 7 — translation MAAPEKEGEAQKLRFGQWLLNAVNSGSYRGLRWIDSAHTVFRVPWKHNARKDITSSDLEVFKAWAKISGRYEEGSEDPAKWKTNFRCALSSTHLFRLEQDHSKRGDDPHKVFSVVSATLQDSKEGDSSIANPVVDQQAAQQQLQLELHPQDMAAAIAVPGSTDPTELSILEELLQQCDISPRNLGSLAPSWVPAGDTPHQDIMLQPHQDTVLQPMQNTVLQLHQGTVLQPVQDTLLQPYADSSQNSCFPPTTFPQWVPTVEQPTLDTYQPTGLLPPEETGAVPPPCHLTEGTVPVQYAAEATLFVPAASPVPQPRLLLDNTDGIVSILDVTIYYRGKEFHREVVGGSRCLLTYQPRSLPGPPCPWHVVHFPSPASLADGKQRRITEELLGIAGLQLEQRAYKVFATRREKCKVFWALSQQLEGVEEPPPNLLCRDRETPIFDFNEFCTELRDFRNGQRRRSPDFTIYLCFGQAFSKAKPKESKLILVKLVPKFCEYYYEQVLQEGASSLDSHTISLQLSNSFDLMELIEQYTMQLG, via the exons ATGGCAGCGCCGGAGAAGGAGGG GGAAGCCCAGAAGCTGCGGTTCGGACAGTGGCTGCTGAACGCCGTCAACAGCGGGAGCTACCGGGGGCTGCGCTGGATCGACTCTGCCCACACCGTCTTCCGCGTCCCCTGGAAGCACAACGCCAGGAAGGACATCACCAGCAGTGACCTGGAGGTCTTCAAG gcCTGGGCAAAGATCAGTGGGCGGTATGAGGAAGGCTCCGAGGACCCGGCCAAGTGGAAGACCAACTTCCGctgtgccctgagcagcacGCACTTGTTCAGGCTGGAACAGGACCATTCCAAGCGTGGTGATGACCCCCACAAGGTCTTCTCCGTTGTCTCAG CCACTCTCCAGGACAGCAAGGAGGGAGATTCCAGCATCGCCAATCCTGTGGTGGACCAGCAGGCTGCacaacagcagctgcag ctggagctccaCCCCCAAGACATGGCCGCAGCTATCGCTGTCCCAG GAAGCACAGACCCCACAGAGCTCTCGAttctggaggagctgctgcagcagtgtgACATCTCTCCCCGCAACCTTGGCTCGCTGGCCCCATCCTGGGTGCCCGCAG GTGACACTCCCCACCAGGACATCATGCTCCAGCCTCACCAGGACACTGTGCTCCAGCCAATGCAGAACACCGTGCTGCAGCTTCACCAGGGCACCGTGCTCCAGCCAGTACAGGacaccctgctccagccttATGCAGACAGCAGCCAGAACAGCTGCTTCCCTCCCACGACATTTCCACAATGGGTGCCCACGGTGGAGCAGCCCACCTTGGACACCTACCAGCCCACGGGCCTCCTGCCACCAGAGGAGACAG GGGCCGTGCCCCCGCCGTGCCACCTGACGGAGGGCACGGTGCCCGTGCAGTACGCGGCGGAGGCGACGTTGTTCGTGCCTGCCGCCAGCCCCGTGCCACAGCCACGGCTGCTGCTGGACAACACAG ATGGCATCGTCTCCATCCTGGATGTCACCATCTACTACCGGGGCAAGGAGTTCCACCGGGAGGTGGTGGGGGGCAGCCGCTGCCTGCTGACCTACCAGCCCCGCAGCCTGCCGGGGCCGCCGTGCCCCTGGCACGTGGTGCACTTCCCCAGCCCCGCCAGCCTGGCCGACGGCAAGCAGCGGCGCATCaccgaggagctgctgggcattgcggggctgcagctggagcaacGCGCCTACAAGGTCTTTGCCACCCGCCGGGAGAAGTGCAAGGTGTTCTGGGCCTTGTCCCAGCAGCTCGAGGGGGTCGAGGAGCCCCCACCCAACCTGCTCTGCCGGGACCGGGAAACGCCCATCTTTGACTTCAATGAGTTTTGCACGG AGCTGAGGGACTTCCGCAACGGCCAAAGGCGGCGATCCCCTGACTTCACCATCTACCTCTGCTTTGGGCAGGCCTTCTCCAAGGCCAAGCCTAAGGAGTCCAAGCTCATCCTGGTCAAG ctggtgccCAAGTTCTGTGAGTACTACTACgagcaggtgctgcaggagggagccTCCTCCCTGGACAGCCACACCAtcagcctgcagctctccaACTCCTTCGACCTCATGGAGCTCATTGAGCAGTACACcatgcagctgggctga